A stretch of Pseudomonas taetrolens DNA encodes these proteins:
- a CDS encoding cysteine desulfurase family protein → MNKRPLYFDYAATTPVDARVIQVMVDCLGVEGNFGNPASGSHVFGQEARQAVERAREQVAALVNADPEQIIWTSGATESNNLALKGVAQASGHSRGHVITSQIEHKAVLDTARFLEQSGFEVTYLAPDAKGLISTDAVSAALREDTLLVSLMLVNNELGTVNDIPAIGRRVREHGALFHVDAAQGAGKIAIDLREWAVDLMSFSAHKVYGPKGVGALYVGPRAQHRLQAQMHGGGHESGLRSGTLATHQIAGMGAAFAVASESFALELSHIKGLRQRLLESLIDVPGLHCNGCPDQRIPHTLSLTFDKGPFNSAALSAELAYSATSACNSASKAPSHVLLALGHDAEQASRTIRLSLGRFTREQDVDEAVKAIKAAITAPAPFWVVAES, encoded by the coding sequence ATGAACAAACGACCGCTTTATTTCGATTACGCTGCTACCACGCCTGTGGACGCCCGTGTCATTCAGGTGATGGTCGATTGCCTGGGGGTTGAAGGTAATTTTGGCAATCCGGCTTCCGGCTCCCATGTGTTCGGTCAGGAGGCCCGCCAGGCGGTCGAGCGTGCCCGTGAGCAGGTTGCAGCGCTGGTCAATGCCGACCCGGAGCAGATCATCTGGACGTCGGGTGCGACCGAGTCGAACAATCTGGCCTTAAAAGGCGTTGCCCAGGCCAGCGGCCACTCGCGCGGTCATGTCATCACCAGCCAGATCGAACACAAGGCGGTGCTGGATACTGCCCGTTTTCTGGAACAATCGGGTTTTGAGGTCACTTATCTGGCTCCCGACGCCAAGGGCCTTATCAGTACCGATGCCGTCAGCGCGGCACTGCGCGAAGACACCCTGCTGGTATCGCTGATGCTGGTCAACAATGAGCTGGGAACAGTGAATGACATTCCGGCTATTGGCCGGCGGGTTCGTGAGCATGGTGCGCTGTTTCATGTCGATGCTGCGCAAGGGGCGGGCAAGATCGCCATCGATCTGAGAGAGTGGGCAGTGGATCTGATGTCGTTTTCGGCGCACAAGGTTTACGGCCCTAAAGGGGTGGGTGCCTTGTATGTCGGGCCTCGTGCTCAGCATCGCTTGCAGGCACAAATGCATGGGGGCGGGCATGAGTCAGGCTTGCGTTCCGGAACGCTGGCAACCCACCAGATCGCAGGTATGGGCGCTGCTTTTGCCGTCGCCAGTGAATCATTTGCCCTGGAACTGAGCCACATCAAGGGTCTGCGCCAGCGTTTGCTTGAGTCGCTGATCGATGTGCCGGGTTTGCACTGCAACGGATGTCCAGATCAACGAATTCCACATACCTTGAGCCTGACGTTCGACAAAGGGCCTTTCAACAGCGCTGCGCTCAGTGCGGAACTGGCCTATTCGGCGACTTCTGCCTGCAATTCTGCGAGCAAGGCCCCGTCGCATGTATTGCTCGCACTGGGGCACGATGCTGAACAGGCGAGTCGAACCATTCGCCTGAGTCTCGGGCGCTTCACCCGCGAGCAGGACGTGGACGAAGCGGTAAAGGCAATCAAGGCTGCGATCACGGCGCCGGCACCTTTCTGGGTGGTTGCCGAGTCCTAG
- a CDS encoding aminopeptidase P family protein — MSTQLLNTEAVVSRLARTRALMSRHGIHALLVPSADPHLSEYLPAYWQGRQWLSGFQGSVGTLIVTPTFAGLWADSRYWEQATKELGGSTIELVKLLPGQPGPLEWLAEQTPEGATVSVDGAVLALASARTLESKLKARGACLRTDLDLLGQVWEDRPALPVRPLFEHLPPQATVSRVEKLAKLRETLKQRDADAHFIATLDDIAWLFNLRGSDVSFNPVFVSFALVESERATLFVDPGKVNAQLQQTLERDGVELRDYNEINAALAALPSSTRLLVDPARVTCGLVGHLQDEVKLVEGVNPTTLAKSQKSLDDAFHIRQAMEQDGAALCEFFAWLENALGRERITELTIDERLTAERARRPGFVSLSFNTIAAFNANGAMPHYHATEQEHAVIEGDGLLLIDSGGQYLGGTTDITRMVPVGTPCNEQKRDCTRVLKGVIALSRAQFPKGILSPLLDSIARAPIWAESVDYGHGTGHGVGYFLNVHEGPQVIAYQAAPAAHTAMQPGMITSIEPGTYRPGRWGVRIENLVLNREAGTSEFGAFLSFETLTLCPIDTRCLEPSLLTREELEWFDAYHAQVRARLSPLLEGAALEWLLARTAPLSITA; from the coding sequence ATGAGTACTCAGTTGTTGAACACGGAAGCGGTGGTGTCGCGTTTGGCGCGTACCCGTGCATTGATGAGCCGGCACGGCATACATGCACTGCTGGTGCCCTCGGCCGACCCCCATCTTTCGGAGTATTTGCCTGCGTACTGGCAGGGCCGCCAGTGGCTGTCAGGGTTCCAGGGTTCGGTCGGGACGCTGATCGTGACCCCGACCTTTGCCGGGCTATGGGCCGACAGCCGTTACTGGGAACAAGCCACAAAAGAGCTTGGCGGCAGCACAATCGAACTGGTCAAGTTGTTGCCCGGTCAGCCCGGCCCTTTGGAGTGGCTGGCCGAACAGACGCCTGAAGGCGCGACCGTCTCGGTTGACGGTGCGGTACTTGCGCTGGCGTCGGCGCGAACACTGGAAAGCAAGCTCAAGGCGCGTGGTGCTTGTTTGCGGACCGATCTGGATCTGCTGGGCCAGGTTTGGGAGGATCGCCCCGCGCTTCCTGTCCGCCCGCTTTTTGAGCATCTGCCACCACAGGCCACGGTAAGCCGGGTCGAAAAGCTGGCCAAGCTTCGGGAAACGCTCAAGCAACGTGATGCCGACGCACATTTCATCGCCACTCTCGATGATATCGCCTGGTTATTTAACCTGCGGGGTTCGGACGTCTCCTTTAATCCGGTGTTTGTTTCGTTTGCGTTGGTTGAGTCTGAGCGGGCTACCTTGTTCGTGGACCCGGGCAAAGTGAATGCGCAACTGCAGCAGACACTTGAGCGGGATGGCGTGGAGCTGCGTGACTACAACGAGATCAATGCGGCGCTGGCGGCATTGCCTTCCTCGACCCGGTTGCTGGTGGACCCGGCGCGCGTGACCTGTGGGTTGGTCGGTCATTTGCAGGATGAGGTCAAGCTGGTTGAGGGGGTGAACCCGACCACTCTGGCCAAGTCGCAAAAGAGCCTCGATGACGCTTTCCATATTCGTCAGGCCATGGAGCAGGATGGCGCTGCTCTGTGCGAATTCTTCGCATGGCTGGAAAACGCCCTTGGGCGTGAGCGCATCACGGAACTGACAATTGATGAGCGGTTAACCGCTGAGCGAGCCCGACGCCCCGGCTTTGTATCGCTGAGCTTCAATACCATTGCGGCCTTTAATGCCAACGGCGCGATGCCGCACTATCACGCGACCGAGCAGGAGCATGCCGTGATTGAGGGTGACGGATTGCTGCTGATCGACTCCGGGGGGCAGTATCTGGGGGGAACCACCGACATCACCCGAATGGTGCCTGTCGGTACGCCCTGCAATGAGCAAAAGCGCGATTGTACCCGTGTACTCAAAGGCGTGATTGCCTTGTCCAGGGCGCAATTCCCAAAAGGCATCCTGTCCCCCTTGCTGGATTCCATCGCTCGGGCGCCAATCTGGGCAGAGAGTGTCGATTACGGACACGGCACCGGGCATGGGGTCGGGTATTTCCTGAACGTCCATGAGGGGCCCCAGGTTATTGCCTACCAGGCGGCTCCTGCAGCGCATACGGCCATGCAGCCGGGGATGATCACCTCCATCGAACCAGGCACATATCGCCCTGGTCGTTGGGGAGTGAGAATCGAGAACCTGGTATTGAATCGGGAGGCGGGTACTTCTGAATTCGGCGCGTTCTTGAGCTTTGAAACCTTGACCCTGTGCCCGATCGATACACGCTGCCTGGAGCCGTCGCTGCTGACGCGTGAAGAACTGGAGTGGTTTGATGCTTATCACGCACAGGTTCGTGCCCGCTTGAGCCCGTTGCTCGAAGGGGCTGCGCTGGAGTGGTTGCTGGCCAGAACGGCACCGCTTTCGATCACCGCTTGA
- the rhtA gene encoding threonine/homoserine exporter RhtA, with product MTKLSHSLSSTLLPVGLLLIAMASIQSGASLAKSMFPIVGAQGTTTLRLIFASIIMLLILRPWRAKLTAKSLKTVIVYGAALGGMNFLFYMSLRSVPLGIAVALEFTGPLAVAIYASRRLVDFIWIGLAITGLLLLIPTGDSTQGIDLTGAGYALGAGVCWALYILFGQKAGADNGVQTAALGVMIAALFVAPIGIVHAGSALLTPGLIPIAIAVAILSTALPYTLEMVALTRMPTRTFGTLMSIEPAFGALSGLLFLNEVLSFAQWMAISCIILASVGATLTMRNHSKPIIADKNSSV from the coding sequence ATGACTAAGCTCTCCCATAGCCTCTCGTCGACGCTATTACCTGTTGGCTTGCTGTTGATCGCCATGGCCTCGATACAATCCGGCGCATCCCTGGCCAAAAGCATGTTTCCGATTGTGGGCGCCCAAGGCACAACCACTCTGCGCCTGATATTTGCCAGCATCATCATGCTGCTGATACTGCGGCCATGGAGAGCAAAGCTCACCGCCAAATCCCTGAAGACCGTCATTGTTTACGGCGCAGCCCTGGGAGGGATGAACTTCCTCTTCTATATGTCATTACGCAGTGTTCCGCTGGGCATTGCTGTGGCACTGGAATTCACAGGGCCTCTGGCCGTTGCCATTTACGCCTCCCGCAGATTGGTCGACTTTATCTGGATCGGTCTCGCCATCACCGGGCTTCTATTGCTCATCCCCACAGGTGACAGCACGCAGGGGATTGACCTGACAGGGGCCGGCTATGCATTGGGCGCGGGTGTCTGCTGGGCGCTGTATATCCTTTTTGGGCAAAAGGCCGGAGCTGACAACGGTGTTCAAACAGCAGCCCTGGGCGTGATGATTGCCGCCCTGTTTGTTGCGCCTATCGGAATAGTTCACGCAGGTTCAGCGTTATTGACTCCGGGCCTGATCCCCATAGCCATTGCTGTAGCCATATTGTCGACCGCCCTACCCTATACACTCGAGATGGTCGCTCTGACACGCATGCCCACCCGCACATTCGGCACGCTGATGAGCATCGAACCGGCCTTTGGAGCGCTTTCAGGCTTGTTATTCCTGAACGAGGTTCTGTCATTCGCACAGTGGATGGCCATCTCTTGCATCATATTGGCCTCGGTCGGTGCGACCCTAACGATGCGCAACCATTCAAAACCTATTATTGCTGACAAAAATTCATCTGTTTGA
- a CDS encoding sigma-54 interaction domain-containing protein — protein sequence MQLLTLPPAPALATSIRATAQVFEDPASRALLAHMQQIAPSDASVLIIGETGTGKELVARHIHQLSHRHQQPFVAVNCGAFAETLVEAELFGHEKGAFTGALGAKAGWFEEADGGTLFLDEIGDLSLPIQVKLLRVLQEQEVVRLGSRKSTPINVRVLAATNVNLEQAIDAGHFREDLYYRLNVIRLKLLPLRERPGDILPLARHFLQTYRQRLSHGPTLLSGGAEEVLRHHSWQGNIRELENVIHHSLLLCRNQTITVQDLRLSQSRSRRQDHPAQPQVPDTAQALLQRAFQRLFEEEPGALHESVEDALLRAAYIFCHHNQVHTAKLLGLSRNVTRARLIKLGALSVNTRQPIASSGSSPVQQSV from the coding sequence ATGCAGCTTTTAACTTTACCCCCCGCCCCCGCACTCGCCACTTCCATAAGGGCCACCGCCCAGGTGTTCGAAGACCCCGCGTCCAGGGCACTTCTCGCACATATGCAACAAATAGCCCCCAGCGACGCCAGCGTATTGATCATCGGCGAAACCGGCACCGGTAAAGAGTTGGTCGCCCGGCACATTCACCAACTCAGCCACCGCCATCAGCAGCCGTTCGTGGCCGTCAATTGCGGGGCGTTTGCCGAAACCCTGGTCGAAGCCGAATTGTTCGGGCATGAGAAAGGCGCCTTCACGGGCGCACTTGGTGCCAAGGCGGGCTGGTTTGAAGAGGCGGATGGCGGCACCTTGTTTCTGGACGAGATCGGTGACTTGTCGCTGCCGATCCAGGTAAAACTGCTACGTGTCCTGCAAGAACAGGAAGTGGTCAGGCTGGGCTCACGCAAAAGCACACCGATCAATGTGCGTGTGCTGGCAGCCACCAACGTGAATCTGGAACAGGCCATCGATGCCGGGCATTTTCGAGAGGATCTGTATTACCGGTTGAATGTCATCCGCCTGAAACTGCTACCGTTGCGGGAACGCCCGGGAGACATCTTGCCGCTGGCCCGGCACTTCCTGCAAACCTATCGCCAACGGCTGTCCCATGGCCCCACCCTGCTGAGCGGAGGCGCTGAAGAAGTCCTCAGGCATCATTCCTGGCAAGGCAATATCCGCGAGCTGGAAAACGTCATCCATCACAGCCTGCTACTGTGCCGAAATCAGACCATCACCGTTCAAGACCTGCGTCTTTCGCAATCTCGCTCCAGACGCCAGGATCATCCCGCTCAGCCTCAAGTCCCGGACACGGCTCAAGCGCTGTTGCAACGTGCATTCCAACGGCTGTTCGAAGAAGAGCCAGGTGCATTGCATGAATCCGTTGAAGACGCCCTGTTACGGGCGGCGTACATATTTTGCCATCACAACCAGGTGCACACAGCCAAGCTGCTGGGGTTAAGCCGCAATGTCACGCGTGCGCGCCTGATCAAACTCGGCGCCCTGTCAGTTAACACACGTCAGCCTATAGCCAGTTCCGGCTCCTCCCCTGTGCAACAATCGGTCTGA